In Fimbriimonadales bacterium, the following are encoded in one genomic region:
- the dnaK gene encoding molecular chaperone DnaK, producing the protein MAKIVGIDLGTTNSVISVMEGGEPIVIPTVEGGRTMPSVVAFKPNGELLVGVAAKRQAIMNPENTVFSIKRFMGRKFSQVQEEAKRVPYKVVQDEKGNAAVYLPAVDRKFTPEEISSKILAKLKADAEKYLGEKITKAVITVPAYFDDAQRTATKNAGEIAGLEVLRIINEPTAASLAYGLDKKKNETILVFDLGGGTFDVSILDVGEGVFEVRATSGDTHLGGDDWDARIVDWLAEEFKKEHGVDLRKSRDSLQRLRDAAERAKIELSGQVSTQISLPYITAIDNEPRHLDMTLTRAKFEELTRDLVERLRGPFEQALQDAKVSKGDIDEVILVGGATRMPMVQELVQRLTGKEPHRGVNPDEVVAVGAAIQGGVLGGEVKDIVLLDVTPLTLGVEVLGGIMDPLIERNTTIPTKRSRIYSTAQDNQQEVQINVLQGERTRAVDNRSLGVFHLVGIPPAPRGVPQIEVTFDIDANGILNVTAKDLATGKQQAITITGSGNLSREEIEKMVAEAQRHAEEDRRARELAEVRNSADSLLYGVERNLRELGDSIDAHDKTRIEEKAANLRKIMDGNDIEAIRSAYQELEQEQHLLAQKLYERASKTETTSAQESTVGAAAGDGEVIDAEFKEEQSSS; encoded by the coding sequence ATGGCAAAGATTGTAGGAATTGATTTAGGGACAACGAACTCCGTCATCTCCGTTATGGAAGGTGGCGAACCCATTGTTATTCCCACAGTAGAGGGTGGGCGCACCATGCCGAGCGTGGTGGCGTTCAAGCCAAATGGGGAGCTCTTGGTAGGGGTAGCCGCAAAACGTCAGGCGATCATGAACCCAGAAAACACCGTTTTTTCGATTAAGCGTTTCATGGGGCGCAAGTTCTCTCAGGTTCAAGAGGAGGCGAAACGCGTTCCTTATAAGGTGGTTCAGGATGAAAAAGGAAATGCTGCGGTTTATCTTCCCGCCGTTGACCGCAAGTTCACGCCTGAGGAAATTTCCTCGAAGATATTAGCGAAATTGAAAGCCGATGCGGAGAAATACCTCGGCGAGAAGATAACGAAGGCGGTCATCACTGTTCCTGCGTATTTCGACGATGCTCAGAGAACGGCGACGAAGAACGCGGGTGAAATTGCCGGCCTGGAAGTTCTACGAATTATCAACGAACCCACAGCGGCTTCTCTCGCTTATGGTCTTGATAAGAAAAAGAACGAGACGATTTTAGTTTTCGACTTAGGGGGGGGCACGTTCGACGTTTCTATTTTGGATGTCGGAGAAGGCGTTTTCGAAGTGCGAGCGACGAGTGGTGATACTCACTTAGGTGGGGACGACTGGGATGCTCGCATTGTGGATTGGCTCGCCGAAGAATTCAAGAAAGAACACGGAGTCGATTTGCGTAAATCTCGCGATTCGCTCCAAAGACTGCGCGATGCAGCGGAAAGAGCCAAAATCGAACTTTCGGGGCAAGTGAGCACGCAAATCAGTTTGCCTTACATCACTGCTATCGACAACGAGCCTCGTCACTTGGATATGACATTGACGAGAGCGAAGTTCGAAGAATTGACGCGCGATTTGGTCGAGCGTCTGCGCGGTCCTTTCGAGCAAGCGTTGCAAGACGCAAAAGTTTCGAAAGGCGATATCGATGAAGTGATTTTAGTCGGTGGCGCAACCAGAATGCCGATGGTGCAGGAATTGGTTCAAAGATTAACTGGAAAAGAGCCTCACCGCGGTGTGAATCCAGACGAAGTCGTTGCGGTTGGCGCTGCTATTCAAGGCGGCGTTCTCGGTGGTGAAGTCAAAGACATCGTACTCTTGGATGTCACGCCGTTGACACTCGGTGTCGAAGTGTTAGGCGGCATTATGGACCCGTTGATCGAGCGCAACACTACGATTCCGACGAAGAGAAGCCGTATTTATTCGACGGCGCAAGACAATCAACAGGAAGTGCAAATCAATGTGCTTCAAGGTGAACGTACACGCGCCGTAGACAATCGTTCGTTAGGAGTGTTTCATCTTGTTGGAATTCCTCCCGCTCCGCGTGGTGTGCCGCAAATCGAAGTTACATTCGATATCGATGCGAACGGAATTCTCAACGTAACGGCGAAAGACCTCGCGACGGGTAAGCAACAAGCAATTACGATTACCGGAAGCGGAAATCTCTCGCGCGAAGAGATTGAAAAAATGGTTGCCGAAGCGCAACGTCATGCAGAAGAAGACCGACGTGCGAGAGAACTCGCAGAAGTGCGCAATAGTGCCGACAGTCTTTTGTACGGTGTCGAGCGCAATTTGCGCGAATTGGGTGATTCCATTGATGCGCACGATAAAACGCGAATCGAAGAAAAAGCAGCGAATTTGCGAAAGATTATGGATGGAAATGATATCGAAGCCATTCGTTCTGCGTATCAAGAATTGGAACAAGAACAACACCTTCTCGCTCAGAAATTGTACGAGCGTGCTTCGAAGACGGAGACCACATCCGCTCAAGAAAGCACGGTCGGTGCTGCAGCGGGAGACGGTGAAGTAATTGATGCCGAATTCAAAGAAGAACAAAGTTCTTCATAA